The following proteins are co-located in the Elusimicrobiota bacterium genome:
- the napA gene encoding Nitrate reductase: MKLTRRKFLKVSGVTSLGVALGFNKLSFGMLKPIETIENPLAHYPNRDWEKIYRDQYRYDSTFSWVCSPNDTHACRANAFVRNGVVIREGEQYDYQNYKDIYGNKSTASWNPRQCAKGYTFHRLVYGPYRLKYPLIRRGWKQWADDGFPMLTPENKTKYKFDSRGTDQLDKASWDEINTYIAKGMMAISKRYSGDEGRKILLDQGYPEEMVKAMGGAGTRTMKFRGGMGLLGVFGKYGMYRLSNTMALLDDHIRKVGPEKAKAGRIWSNYTWHGDQAPGHPWVHGLQNADCDFNDLRHSKLIIQDGKNLVENKLTDSHWFIECMERGAKLVTISPEYSPPATKSDYWIPIRPATDAALFLGITRIMVDNGWYDKDFMNRFTDYPLLIRTDNLKRLRASEIFPDYKLGLLKDGPSFKYQGLTQEQYQKLGDYVVWDEIKNKPVPVTRDDVGDVLKQKGIQPALKGKFMVRTIDGKDVEVMTGFSLYDIHLKDYDLDSVVEITKAPKDLIMQLAKDIATIKPVAIHQGEGINHWFHATEMNRAAYLPLLLTGNIGARGAGCYGWAGNYKAAIFQGSPWTGYGFKGWVAEDPFHPLLDPKAHGKEVHAKAYTKDEEPAYWNHGDRPLIVDTPKEGRKVFTGETHMPTPTKAMIFTNVNLLNNAKHAYDMLKNVNPNVEMILSVDIQMTASIEYSDIALPANSWLEFEGLEVTGSCSNPFLQIWKGGIPPVFDSRDDIMILAGIAKRLGELTGDSRFSDYWKFALEGKREVYIQRLLDTSTTTVGYKLDDIMAGKYGPSGGALMLFRTYPRIPFWEQVNDNLPFYTDHGRLQAYTDIPEAIEYGENFVVHREGPEATPYLPNVIVSSNPYVRPNDYGLSKKSEHWDARTIRNIKMPWGKVKESKNFLWEKGFRFFCLTPKSRHRVHSMWSNVDWHQIWDSNFGDPYRMDKRTPGVGESQIHLNPQAAKDMGINDGDYVYVDANPADRPYVGAKPSDPFYKVARLMLRVKYNSAYPYNIVMMKHGTYIATEKSVKAHETRADGRALSEGGAYQANFRYGSQQSVTRNWHMPMHQTDTLFHKTKAYMGFIFGGEADNHAVNTVPKETLVRIVKAEDGGMGGKGIWKPATTGMTPGNENDAMKKYLSGEYDNE, from the coding sequence ATGAAATTGACGCGTCGAAAATTTTTAAAAGTATCAGGGGTTACCTCTCTGGGCGTTGCGCTTGGGTTTAACAAACTTTCCTTTGGGATGCTCAAACCTATCGAGACTATTGAAAACCCGTTGGCCCATTATCCCAACCGGGATTGGGAAAAAATTTACCGTGATCAATATCGCTACGACAGCACCTTCTCTTGGGTCTGTTCGCCCAATGATACCCATGCGTGCCGGGCAAACGCTTTTGTTCGAAATGGCGTTGTGATACGCGAGGGCGAGCAATACGATTACCAAAATTACAAAGACATCTATGGGAACAAATCCACCGCCAGTTGGAATCCTCGTCAGTGCGCCAAGGGGTACACTTTTCACCGGTTGGTGTATGGCCCGTACCGTCTCAAATATCCGCTGATTCGACGGGGATGGAAGCAATGGGCCGATGACGGGTTCCCGATGCTCACGCCCGAAAATAAAACGAAATACAAATTTGACTCACGCGGAACCGATCAACTGGACAAAGCCTCTTGGGACGAAATAAATACCTATATCGCCAAGGGCATGATGGCGATTTCCAAACGCTACAGCGGAGACGAAGGGCGAAAAATTCTTTTGGATCAGGGGTATCCCGAAGAAATGGTGAAAGCCATGGGTGGAGCCGGCACGCGCACCATGAAATTCCGTGGCGGCATGGGACTTCTTGGTGTGTTTGGAAAATATGGGATGTATCGTTTGTCGAACACCATGGCTCTTTTGGATGACCACATTCGAAAAGTGGGGCCGGAAAAAGCCAAAGCGGGCCGCATCTGGTCCAACTACACCTGGCATGGAGATCAAGCGCCTGGGCATCCATGGGTGCATGGGCTCCAGAATGCCGATTGTGATTTTAATGATTTGCGGCACAGCAAACTCATCATTCAAGATGGAAAAAATCTTGTCGAAAATAAATTAACCGACAGCCATTGGTTTATTGAGTGCATGGAGCGTGGTGCAAAATTGGTCACGATCTCCCCTGAATACAGCCCGCCGGCCACAAAATCCGATTATTGGATTCCCATTCGCCCCGCCACAGACGCTGCTCTCTTTCTCGGTATTACCCGGATCATGGTGGATAACGGATGGTATGACAAAGATTTCATGAATCGATTTACGGATTATCCTCTTCTCATTCGGACCGACAATTTAAAACGTCTCCGGGCCAGTGAGATATTCCCTGATTACAAACTGGGCCTCTTAAAGGACGGCCCCAGCTTCAAATATCAGGGGTTGACTCAAGAGCAGTATCAGAAGTTGGGTGATTATGTGGTGTGGGATGAAATTAAAAATAAACCCGTGCCCGTTACGCGTGATGATGTGGGCGACGTTCTCAAACAAAAAGGAATCCAGCCCGCGCTCAAAGGAAAGTTCATGGTTAGAACCATCGACGGAAAAGACGTCGAAGTAATGACTGGGTTCTCCCTCTACGATATTCATCTTAAGGATTATGATTTGGATTCCGTGGTTGAAATCACCAAAGCGCCCAAAGACTTGATCATGCAGTTGGCCAAAGATATCGCCACCATAAAACCAGTGGCCATCCACCAAGGCGAAGGGATCAACCATTGGTTCCACGCGACGGAAATGAATCGCGCGGCGTATTTGCCTCTACTGTTAACAGGAAATATCGGAGCCCGGGGCGCAGGATGTTACGGGTGGGCGGGAAATTACAAAGCCGCTATATTTCAGGGATCTCCCTGGACCGGATACGGATTTAAAGGCTGGGTGGCGGAAGATCCGTTCCACCCGTTGCTGGACCCCAAAGCGCATGGAAAAGAAGTTCACGCCAAAGCCTATACCAAAGACGAAGAACCGGCTTATTGGAATCACGGCGACCGGCCTTTGATTGTGGACACGCCCAAAGAGGGGCGGAAAGTATTCACCGGTGAAACGCATATGCCGACGCCCACCAAGGCGATGATTTTCACGAATGTGAACTTGCTCAATAACGCCAAGCATGCGTATGACATGTTGAAAAATGTGAATCCGAATGTGGAGATGATCCTTTCCGTTGATATTCAGATGACGGCCTCCATTGAATATTCGGACATCGCCCTTCCCGCCAACAGTTGGCTGGAGTTTGAAGGGTTGGAAGTCACAGGGTCTTGTTCCAATCCATTCCTACAAATATGGAAAGGCGGCATTCCACCGGTATTTGATAGCCGCGATGACATTATGATCTTGGCGGGGATTGCGAAAAGATTGGGTGAACTCACCGGGGATTCTCGTTTCTCCGATTATTGGAAGTTTGCTTTAGAAGGGAAGCGAGAAGTTTATATTCAGCGGCTTCTTGATACGTCCACGACCACAGTGGGATATAAATTGGATGACATTATGGCCGGAAAATACGGCCCGTCGGGAGGCGCGCTCATGTTGTTCCGCACCTACCCGCGTATTCCGTTTTGGGAGCAGGTGAACGATAACCTTCCTTTCTATACCGATCATGGACGGCTGCAAGCCTATACCGATATTCCAGAGGCCATTGAGTACGGAGAAAATTTTGTGGTTCACCGGGAAGGGCCCGAAGCCACACCGTATCTTCCGAACGTTATTGTTTCTTCCAATCCGTATGTTCGTCCGAATGATTACGGTCTTTCCAAAAAGAGTGAACACTGGGACGCCCGGACGATTCGAAATATCAAGATGCCCTGGGGAAAGGTTAAAGAATCGAAAAACTTCCTCTGGGAAAAAGGATTCCGGTTTTTCTGTCTTACGCCGAAAAGCCGTCACCGCGTGCATTCCATGTGGAGCAATGTGGACTGGCACCAGATTTGGGATTCTAATTTTGGAGATCCCTACCGGATGGATAAGCGCACGCCGGGTGTTGGCGAGTCGCAAATTCATTTGAATCCGCAAGCGGCCAAGGACATGGGGATTAACGACGGGGATTACGTGTACGTCGATGCGAATCCTGCGGATCGCCCGTACGTGGGCGCCAAACCATCGGATCCGTTCTATAAAGTAGCGCGGCTGATGCTTCGCGTAAAGTACAACTCAGCCTATCCCTACAACATCGTCATGATGAAGCACGGAACCTACATCGCCACTGAGAAATCTGTGAAAGCCCATGAAACAAGAGCCGATGGTCGGGCTTTGTCGGAAGGCGGTGCCTATCAAGCGAACTTCCGTTATGGGTCACAGCAGAGTGTTACGCGAAACTGGCATATGCCGATGCACCAAACCGACACGCTTTTCCACAAAACCAAAGCGTACATGGGATTTATCTTTGGAGGCGAAGCGGACAACCACGCAGTGAACACGGTTCCCAAAGAAACCCTGGTCCGTATTGTTAAAGCGGAAGACGGCGGTATGGGCGGGAAAGGCATATGGAAACCCGCCACCACCGGTATGACGCCGGGCAATGAAAATGATGCCATGAAAAAATATTTGAGTGGGGAGTACGACAATGAATGA
- the torD gene encoding Chaperone protein TorD — MSAPTSIKTPSNIEALTARAFFYRLLSFLLRHPMAAGTGEFFSEAIVGWETALSALPHQKKTGLHRQLANLFKLIESTDEKEWSQAFEQTLGHTANSQTPSYELEYGEEHSHRQPQQLADIAAFYNAFGLTMDSHSGERVDHASTECEFMSFLCFKEGVAWEKDGAEKAEITRAGSLRFFKDHLASWLPAFATRLSKNGQSQLLKQIAEFTFSFIALECDYLQIPLGSDQMPIRTIEENVETGCMSCALNPMGAPSK; from the coding sequence ATGTCCGCCCCAACATCCATCAAAACTCCATCTAATATAGAGGCCCTTACTGCGCGGGCTTTTTTCTACCGGTTGCTTTCGTTCTTATTGAGACATCCCATGGCGGCTGGAACGGGAGAGTTTTTCTCGGAAGCGATTGTGGGGTGGGAAACGGCCTTGAGCGCATTGCCTCACCAAAAGAAAACGGGCCTTCATCGTCAACTAGCGAACTTATTCAAATTAATTGAGTCCACCGATGAAAAAGAATGGTCGCAGGCTTTTGAGCAAACACTCGGACACACGGCGAATTCACAAACGCCTTCTTACGAACTGGAATACGGAGAAGAGCACAGCCATCGCCAGCCACAACAATTGGCGGACATCGCAGCTTTTTACAACGCTTTTGGTCTTACTATGGATTCCCATTCAGGAGAACGGGTGGATCATGCCTCGACCGAATGCGAATTCATGTCCTTTCTTTGTTTCAAAGAGGGGGTGGCTTGGGAAAAAGACGGGGCGGAAAAAGCGGAAATCACTCGGGCCGGGTCTCTTCGATTCTTTAAAGATCATTTGGCCTCTTGGTTGCCGGCTTTCGCTACACGGCTATCGAAGAATGGACAGAGTCAGCTTTTAAAACAAATCGCCGAATTCACTTTTTCCTTTATCGCGTTGGAGTGTGACTACTTACAAATCCCATTGGGTTCCGATCAAATGCCGATCCGGACCATCGAGGAGAATGTCGAAACGGGTTGTATGTCGTGCGCCTTAAACCCCATGGGCGCGCCAAGCAAGTAG
- the hcnC gene encoding Hydrogen cyanide synthase subunit HcnC, with protein MKHDVVVIGGGVIGASCAYSLAKRGAKVVLLEKKHFGAGASGCSAAMLECQTHAYRGDVFLSMAKRSLGLFSQLHKELKEATGIDFEYEQCGILNLAMSEEEAVFLKSCVESQRKNQLQAEWMEPEDIEKEFPQINPEYFGGAFYREDGQINGELFLEALLEGARKFGAELRENTGPVVLGPTRQGMRAVSTEGVYEADAYVVAAGAWADEVASRYCLSYITPVRGQLVFYSTSPNYLSSPVFTRSHGYVVPKRKGYTLVGSTAEDVGYDNSTTDEAMVDLIKKGQHLVPGLSRCDLRGISAGLRPKSRDDLPVIGAVPGRENIILAAGHFRNGMLLAPITGQLIASLVFNEQPAVNLAPFSPGRFNN; from the coding sequence ATGAAACACGACGTTGTCGTTATCGGCGGAGGCGTGATTGGGGCTTCCTGCGCATATTCGCTAGCTAAAAGAGGCGCAAAAGTCGTTTTGCTTGAGAAAAAACATTTTGGCGCAGGCGCGTCCGGATGCTCAGCGGCGATGTTGGAGTGCCAGACTCACGCATACCGTGGAGACGTGTTCTTGTCGATGGCGAAACGGAGCTTGGGATTGTTTTCACAGCTTCACAAAGAGTTGAAAGAAGCAACAGGCATTGATTTCGAGTATGAGCAATGCGGCATCTTGAATTTGGCCATGTCCGAAGAGGAAGCCGTGTTTCTTAAATCGTGCGTCGAGAGTCAAAGGAAGAACCAGCTTCAAGCGGAATGGATGGAACCTGAGGACATAGAAAAGGAGTTTCCCCAAATTAACCCTGAGTATTTTGGAGGGGCCTTCTATCGTGAGGATGGGCAAATCAATGGCGAACTGTTTCTTGAAGCTCTTCTTGAGGGGGCGCGTAAATTTGGAGCCGAACTTCGCGAAAACACGGGACCTGTGGTGTTGGGGCCGACGAGACAGGGGATGCGTGCTGTTTCAACAGAGGGGGTTTATGAGGCGGACGCTTATGTGGTCGCCGCAGGGGCGTGGGCCGATGAAGTCGCCAGCCGCTACTGTTTATCTTATATCACGCCGGTCCGGGGGCAACTTGTGTTTTATAGCACCTCACCAAATTATTTGAGTTCTCCCGTCTTCACTCGTTCCCATGGTTATGTGGTTCCCAAGAGAAAGGGTTATACACTGGTCGGTTCAACGGCAGAAGACGTCGGCTATGACAACTCAACAACCGACGAAGCTATGGTCGATCTCATCAAAAAAGGGCAGCACCTGGTCCCAGGTTTGTCGCGATGTGATCTTCGTGGAATATCGGCGGGCTTGCGTCCGAAATCCCGAGATGATTTGCCGGTGATCGGCGCTGTTCCGGGGCGAGAGAACATAATTTTGGCCGCTGGTCATTTTCGAAATGGAATGCTTCTAGCCCCGATTACAGGGCAGTTGATTGCGTCATTGGTCTTTAACGAACAGCCCGCGGTTAATTTAGCGCCTTTCTCGCCAGGGCGGTTTAATAATTGA
- a CDS encoding putative HTH-type transcriptional regulator, producing MAYANKLLHVLRRAGLIKSIRGVNGGFQLARPASEISLADVMRALDSFLFETNICKSFPGQLKTCVHYSRSCSIRAVWNVVLGETRSLLSRTSLSELVGPSEKSVAKVMRDKLATRAKEYSNLIGNGKEKEL from the coding sequence GTGGCCTATGCCAACAAACTTTTACACGTTCTTCGGCGCGCTGGTTTGATTAAAAGCATCCGTGGGGTAAATGGCGGATTTCAGTTGGCTCGCCCGGCTTCGGAGATTTCGTTGGCGGACGTTATGAGGGCCCTTGATAGTTTTCTTTTTGAAACAAACATCTGTAAGTCATTTCCTGGACAACTTAAGACCTGTGTTCATTATTCAAGATCATGCTCCATCCGCGCAGTGTGGAACGTTGTATTGGGCGAAACGCGTTCCCTTCTATCCCGGACGTCTTTAAGCGAGTTGGTTGGGCCTTCGGAAAAATCGGTCGCTAAGGTCATGCGCGATAAATTGGCGACCCGTGCTAAAGAGTATTCGAACTTAATAGGGAACGGTAAGGAGAAAGAATTATGA
- the isiB_1 gene encoding Flavodoxin — protein MKLGLFFGTTTGFTEMAAQSIRALLGNSLSLYKNIGESTPEDLASCDNLILAIPTWDVGQLQSDWWAFFPKLDSIDFHGKKIAFVGIGDQYGYPDTFLDAMGDLWKKIEERGGQLVGQWPTEGYDFSSPKPVVNGKFIGLALDPVNQDEMTVDRIKKWVEQLRSELQLGAVAVSK, from the coding sequence ATGAAACTTGGATTGTTCTTTGGGACTACAACCGGCTTTACCGAAATGGCCGCGCAATCGATCCGAGCACTTTTGGGGAATTCATTGTCGTTGTACAAAAACATTGGCGAATCAACGCCAGAAGACTTGGCTTCCTGTGACAATCTCATTTTGGCAATCCCTACCTGGGACGTTGGACAATTGCAGTCTGATTGGTGGGCGTTTTTTCCGAAACTCGATTCCATCGATTTTCATGGTAAAAAGATTGCCTTTGTCGGTATCGGCGACCAGTACGGCTACCCGGACACGTTCCTTGACGCTATGGGCGATTTATGGAAAAAAATCGAAGAGCGGGGCGGTCAACTTGTCGGTCAATGGCCGACCGAAGGGTATGATTTTTCGAGTCCCAAGCCGGTTGTGAATGGCAAGTTCATCGGACTTGCGTTGGACCCGGTCAATCAAGACGAAATGACCGTTGATCGAATCAAAAAATGGGTTGAGCAACTTCGGTCGGAACTTCAACTCGGCGCGGTCGCAGTCTCAAAATAG
- the chrC gene encoding Superoxide dismutase [Fe] has protein sequence MNQTLQIPYAAYQVRQELKPKSVEGLSEKLIDQHWKLYEGYVTNTNLLNKLIWDTADANKELNNAEHSEIQRRLGFEYNGMVLHEYYFSALRKGTTLPSSSDLRSKLSEDFGSFERWKKQFTEIGKFRGVGWVILNYDPASKRLNNFWITDHEVGNVAGFIPILVMDVWEHAYVLDYGSSAAAGVGRAAYLETYFKNIDWDVVSERLAIARTNRTTR, from the coding sequence ATGAATCAAACACTACAGATTCCCTATGCGGCATACCAAGTCCGGCAGGAGTTAAAGCCAAAGAGTGTTGAGGGGTTATCAGAAAAACTGATTGATCAGCACTGGAAACTATACGAAGGCTATGTAACCAATACCAACCTGCTCAATAAGCTGATTTGGGATACGGCGGACGCCAATAAGGAGCTGAACAACGCGGAGCATTCCGAGATCCAGCGGCGCCTCGGTTTCGAGTACAACGGAATGGTTTTGCATGAATATTATTTCAGCGCGTTAAGAAAAGGAACCACGCTTCCATCATCTTCGGATCTGAGATCAAAACTTTCGGAAGATTTTGGAAGTTTTGAGCGTTGGAAAAAGCAGTTCACGGAAATTGGAAAATTCAGAGGCGTGGGATGGGTCATCCTAAACTATGATCCGGCCTCAAAGAGGCTGAATAATTTTTGGATCACGGATCACGAGGTGGGGAATGTTGCGGGTTTTATTCCGATTCTCGTCATGGATGTGTGGGAACACGCTTACGTGCTCGATTACGGTTCCTCCGCAGCGGCAGGAGTGGGAAGAGCGGCCTATCTGGAAACTTACTTTAAGAATATCGACTGGGACGTTGTGTCCGAACGTTTAGCGATCGCCCGAACGAATAGGACCACAAGGTAG
- the ytfE gene encoding Iron-sulfur cluster repair protein YtfE translates to MTDKSITEFFENDHREIDAIFEGLSYGDAAKDLALFKEFDRRLERHIRWEEDLLFPAIGAINPMIAQGPVRVMKLEHEAIRHSKAKAKEAFEKGDLAGSREHSEAVKEVLTQHNIKEEQILYPTCDQSLDERAVKELFDKINAERSL, encoded by the coding sequence ATGACCGATAAATCAATCACTGAATTCTTTGAGAATGATCATCGCGAGATTGATGCTATTTTTGAGGGCCTGTCTTATGGAGACGCGGCGAAGGATTTGGCGTTGTTCAAAGAATTTGACCGGCGCTTGGAGCGACACATCCGTTGGGAAGAGGATCTGTTATTCCCAGCCATTGGAGCGATTAACCCGATGATTGCACAAGGGCCAGTCCGGGTTATGAAGCTGGAGCATGAGGCGATTCGACACAGCAAAGCAAAGGCGAAAGAGGCCTTCGAGAAGGGCGATTTAGCCGGATCGCGCGAGCATAGCGAAGCCGTGAAAGAGGTGCTTACACAACATAACATAAAGGAAGAGCAGATTCTTTACCCTACGTGCGATCAATCACTCGATGAGCGGGCAGTGAAGGAACTGTTCGACAAAATTAATGCGGAGAGGTCTTTATGA